In Isosphaera pallida ATCC 43644, the sequence AGAGGGCCTTCGAGTCCAAATACAAGCCGCAAACGATCTCGATGGAGGACCTGGTCCGGTTTGCCTCTCAGCTTCACGAAGCCGGGCTGGTCCAGGTGGACACCGAGGAGCAAGCTCAGGTTCTCATCAAACGCCGCCGCAAACGGCTCTGGAAGAAGTTGGGCCAGTTCTTCGCCAACATCCTGTTCGTCAAGATTCCGCTCATCGACCCCGAGCGGTTGCTGACCTGGATGTACCCGTATTTCCGCTGGATGTTCACCACCTGGTTCGTCACCTTCTCCGTCGGCTTGATGTTGGCGGCCCTGACGCTGGTGGTCACCCAGTATCACACCTTCTACGCGAAGCTGCCGACCTTCGAGAGCTTCTTCAATTGGTGGACGCTTTTCTATTTTTGGATCAGCCTAGCGGTGGTTAAGGTGATCCACGAGTTCGGCCACGGCCTGACCGCCAAACACTTCGGCGGTGAAGTCCATGAAATGGGTGCGTTGCTCTTGGTCTTTACCCCCGCGCTGTATTGCGACGTGACCGACAGCTGGCTGTTGCCCAACAAATGGCACCGGATTTGGATCTCCGCGGCCGGCATCTTTGTGGAACTCTTGCTGGCCTCGATCGCCACCTTCGTCTGGTGGAACGCCTCGGAAGGCCTGGTGAAATCGTTGGCGATGTCCACGATGTTCATCTGTTCGATCAACACGATTCTCTTCAATGCCAATCCGTTGCTCCGGTACGACGGCTACTACGTCCTGTCGGATTGGCTGGAGATTCCCAACCTGCGGATCAAGGCGACCCAGTTCTTCGCCTACCTGATTCAGGATAAGGTGCTGGGGTTGGAGATTCCGGTGCAAAGCTACCTGCCCCGGTCGAGGCGGGCGCTGTTCGTCTCGTATGCGGTGTTGAGCTATCTGTACCGCTGGTTCATCACCTTCAGCATCCTGTTCTTCCTCTACCAATTCTTGAAGCCCTACGGTCTTCAGTCGATTAGCGCGACGCTAGCGGTGCTGTCGTTGATCCCGCTGTTGGGGCTGCCGCTTTACAAAATCATCAAGTGGGCGATCACGCCGGGGAGGCTGCGGAAGATGAAAAAGAAACGGGCCGCTGCCTACGCGGGCGGCTTGGTGGCGATCGTCACCCTAATCCTGCTGATTCCCACCCCCTTGCGGGTCTCAGGCACCTTCGTGTTGACGCCGGCCAACCCCACCCGGGTTTACGTCGAGGTCCCCGGCCGTCTCGAATCCCTCGAGGCGCGCGACGGTGATTACGTCGAGGAGGGACAGCTTTTGGCCCGGCTCTCCAACAAGGAAAAGCTCAAAGACCTGCTCGACCTTCAACTTCAACATGACATTCAGTTGGTTCGCTATAACGCCAACAGCCGGATCAACGACAACATCTCCCGCGCCTTGGCGATCCAAGCCCAGCAATACGCCATCGACCTGGAGCGTCCCTTGGAGCGGATCACCGAGGAACTCGGCAAACTCCAGATCGTCGCGCCGACCTCCGGTGTGGTGATGGGGCTGCCCCACCGGGAAATCACCGGGCCTTACGGCAGGTATCTCGAACCCGGCCCGTTTTGCGAGATCGGCGACCCCAAACACTTGGAAGCCCGCCTGATCCTGGACCAGTCCGACCTGGAACTCATCCGCAAGGGCAACCGCGCCTGGGTCAAAGTTTACGGCAAGTCGCATGTCACCTACGTGAGTCAGGTCAAAGACATCACGGAACGCAACCTCGACGAGATTCCCCCCGAACTCTCCAACCTGGCCGGAGGCGAGGTGGCCACCGAGATCAATCCCGAGACCGGCCAGGCTAAGCCGATCAGCGCTGTGTTCGAGGTGGTCATTCCCGTTGATAACCAGGATCTGAGCCTTCAGGTCAACTCGCGGGGCTTCGCCAAGATCGACGCCGGCTACGCGCCACTTTACTGGTGGCTGTATCGGGTCATCGCCCAAACCTTCAACTTCACCTTATAATCCGACGCTCGACGCTCTTGTGAGCTAAGGAGGAAGGGCCTGGTTCCATCGGGTGGGATCGCTCTCCCTCTTTCGTCCCCATGACGCCGTCCTCGTCGGTGCCTTGCGCGTTCCGAGAAGAGAAGAGAAGAGAAGACGAGTTCCCACCCCATGAGTGATTCTCCGTCCGCGAGTCGCTCCCGCTTGGAATTGACCCGCGCCGGCTGGCCGGTCCTGGTGGCGCTTGAGCCAGCGAAGTCAGGGTCGGTCCGCCGCTTGGAGTGGAACGGGCGATCACTAGCTTGGTCGCTGACTCCACCGGAGACCTCCGACAATGAGCCGGTTCCTGTGATCCAGGAGGCTCGGCTGGAACACATGGGCGAAGATTGCCCGGTCCTGCTCGGTTTGGGGGTCTCCGCCCGTCGCCATTACTCGCTGAGTATCGAAGCCCGACTCGATTCGACTGACGGCCACGCCGCGGTGTTCGAGTGCGACCTAGCGGCGCGGGGTGCCTCGGGACCCCTGGCCGACACCTGGGTCTGCGGTCTGAATCCCACCGACTTGATCGAGACCGGATCTTCACGGATCGCCTGGCGGCTCGCCGAAGGAGCCGAAGTCGTTCTGGAGGTGGAGGAGACCGACGACCCCAAGGCGACGCTCGCCATCGGCGAGGCCGGCCGCACCGGCTGGTTGATTCAGGTGACGCGGTTTGGCGAAGTCGCCTCAGTTGGCACCCGCCCCGTCACCACCCGTCTGCGTTACCGCTGGCGTGTGATCCTCTCACAAGCGCGCTCTTGGAAGGTCTTCCATCCCAATCCAATGCGGGATCGAATCTGTTTCGGCAATTCCGATTCGACCCGATCCTGACCGGCTGGGCTGGCTTCAGCTCACCGTGGCGACC encodes:
- a CDS encoding site-2 protease family protein; its protein translation is MSGFPTQAPAGGQAAEHLVLKLRKDLVIRPVAYEGVTHQVVKDPIALKYFRFKQEEFFLLEQMDGQQTLQDIKRAFESKYKPQTISMEDLVRFASQLHEAGLVQVDTEEQAQVLIKRRRKRLWKKLGQFFANILFVKIPLIDPERLLTWMYPYFRWMFTTWFVTFSVGLMLAALTLVVTQYHTFYAKLPTFESFFNWWTLFYFWISLAVVKVIHEFGHGLTAKHFGGEVHEMGALLLVFTPALYCDVTDSWLLPNKWHRIWISAAGIFVELLLASIATFVWWNASEGLVKSLAMSTMFICSINTILFNANPLLRYDGYYVLSDWLEIPNLRIKATQFFAYLIQDKVLGLEIPVQSYLPRSRRALFVSYAVLSYLYRWFITFSILFFLYQFLKPYGLQSISATLAVLSLIPLLGLPLYKIIKWAITPGRLRKMKKKRAAAYAGGLVAIVTLILLIPTPLRVSGTFVLTPANPTRVYVEVPGRLESLEARDGDYVEEGQLLARLSNKEKLKDLLDLQLQHDIQLVRYNANSRINDNISRALAIQAQQYAIDLERPLERITEELGKLQIVAPTSGVVMGLPHREITGPYGRYLEPGPFCEIGDPKHLEARLILDQSDLELIRKGNRAWVKVYGKSHVTYVSQVKDITERNLDEIPPELSNLAGGEVATEINPETGQAKPISAVFEVVIPVDNQDLSLQVNSRGFAKIDAGYAPLYWWLYRVIAQTFNFTL